Proteins encoded by one window of Lutibacter sp. A64:
- a CDS encoding LacI family DNA-binding transcriptional regulator, with the protein MNYITIKDVAKRLNISVSTVSRAFNDKYDIKKETKELILKTAIEMGYRPNPMAKKLIQKRSFNIGIVVPEFINNFFPEVIIGAQEILFEKGYQVLITQSNECFETELKNVKTLEDNMVEGLLLSISSETSNTEYYQKLIESGLPIVLFNRVNKNLKASKVLFNDYKWAFFATEHLITQGYKNIVHLKGTGTLSLSHERSRGFIDAFKKHKIAITKDRIIPTGFNIEDGMRVAENMIKNNNIPDAIFACNDPSAIGAMKVFKKNGYNIPNDIAFVGFTESKIADLIDPPLTSVSQPTLDIGREAAKLLIEQIENRTNTFIPQTIILNGQLNIRESTVKI; encoded by the coding sequence ATGAACTATATAACGATAAAAGATGTTGCTAAACGATTGAATATTTCAGTTTCTACAGTTTCAAGAGCCTTTAATGATAAATATGACATAAAAAAAGAAACTAAAGAACTTATATTAAAAACTGCAATAGAAATGGGGTATCGCCCTAATCCTATGGCTAAAAAACTAATTCAAAAAAGATCGTTTAATATAGGTATTGTTGTCCCTGAATTTATAAATAATTTCTTTCCTGAAGTTATTATTGGAGCTCAAGAAATTTTATTTGAAAAAGGATATCAAGTTTTAATAACTCAATCAAATGAATGTTTTGAAACCGAACTAAAAAACGTTAAAACTTTAGAAGATAATATGGTAGAAGGTCTTTTATTATCCATTTCTAGTGAAACTAGTAATACCGAATATTATCAAAAATTAATAGAATCTGGTTTACCTATTGTTCTTTTTAATCGTGTAAATAAAAACCTTAAGGCTTCTAAAGTATTATTTAATGATTACAAATGGGCTTTTTTTGCTACAGAGCATTTAATAACTCAAGGATACAAAAACATTGTTCACCTTAAAGGTACAGGAACACTTTCTCTTTCACATGAAAGGTCAAGAGGATTTATAGATGCTTTTAAAAAACACAAAATAGCTATTACAAAAGATAGAATAATACCTACTGGTTTTAATATTGAAGATGGCATGCGAGTTGCTGAAAACATGATTAAGAATAATAACATTCCTGATGCTATTTTTGCTTGCAATGATCCATCTGCTATTGGAGCTATGAAAGTATTCAAAAAAAATGGTTATAACATACCAAACGACATTGCGTTTGTTGGTTTTACAGAATCTAAAATAGCAGATTTAATTGATCCTCCATTAACTTCTGTTTCCCAACCAACTCTAGATATTGGTAGAGAAGCCGCAAAATTACTAATTGAACAAATTGAAAACCGTACCAATACTTTTATTCCCCAAACTATTATTTTAAATGGACAATTAAATATACGAGAATCCACTGTTAAAATTTAA
- a CDS encoding sodium:solute symporter family protein, whose translation MKSYFAAGGNLPWWMSGLSLFMSFFSAGTFVVWGSIAYDSGWVAVTIQLTMAAAGFVIGFFIAPKWRKTKALTAAEFITNRLGYNTQKVYTYLFLVISLFTTGAFLYPVAKIVEVSTGVPITTSIIILGILILIYTAVGGLWAVIVTDVLQFVVLTAAVLIVVPLSLNKIGGINDFIANAPVGFFNLVNEEYSWGFIIAFGFYNLFFIAGNWAYVQRYTSVSTPKEAKKVGWLFGALYLISPIIWMLPPMIYRVLNPDLDGLASEGAYLLMCKEVLPVGMLGLMLGGMIFATSSSVNTTLNISAGVLTNDVYKHFRPKATTQQLIKVAKLSTVILGLITIVVALLVPFLGGVVEFVLSLAAITGGAMFLPPLWAMFSSRQTGKTSLFVTITALIINSFFKFITPELYNFTLSRTLEMSFGVGIPILLLALTEFYFFINKSDKTDYLKYIKINELRLDSTEEDSTKGNAKGGRVIGIGVASTGLLIFLLSFLAENGALLVGCMGFIVMVLGGFIIHKNLK comes from the coding sequence ATGAAATCCTATTTTGCTGCAGGAGGTAATTTGCCTTGGTGGATGAGTGGTTTATCTTTATTTATGAGCTTTTTCTCTGCAGGTACTTTTGTTGTTTGGGGATCCATAGCATACGATAGTGGTTGGGTAGCAGTTACTATTCAGTTAACTATGGCAGCTGCTGGATTTGTAATCGGATTTTTTATTGCTCCAAAATGGCGTAAAACAAAAGCTTTAACGGCTGCAGAATTTATAACAAATAGGTTGGGTTATAATACGCAAAAAGTATATACATATTTATTTTTGGTTATTTCATTATTTACAACTGGAGCTTTTTTATATCCAGTTGCTAAGATAGTAGAAGTATCTACAGGTGTACCAATTACAACTAGTATTATAATTTTAGGTATATTAATTCTTATTTATACAGCTGTAGGTGGTTTATGGGCAGTTATAGTTACAGATGTATTACAGTTTGTTGTTCTTACTGCGGCAGTATTAATTGTGGTTCCATTGTCTTTAAACAAAATTGGAGGAATAAATGATTTTATTGCAAATGCTCCTGTTGGATTCTTTAATTTAGTAAATGAAGAATATTCTTGGGGATTTATTATTGCTTTTGGGTTTTATAATCTTTTTTTTATTGCCGGGAATTGGGCTTATGTGCAAAGATATACTAGTGTTTCAACACCTAAAGAAGCTAAAAAAGTGGGATGGCTTTTTGGAGCTTTATATCTAATAAGCCCGATTATTTGGATGTTACCTCCTATGATTTATCGAGTGTTAAATCCTGATTTAGATGGGCTTGCAAGTGAAGGCGCTTATTTGTTAATGTGTAAAGAGGTTCTGCCTGTTGGAATGTTAGGACTTATGCTTGGTGGAATGATTTTTGCAACTTCTAGTTCTGTAAATACAACTTTAAATATTTCTGCAGGTGTATTGACAAACGATGTTTATAAGCATTTTAGACCAAAAGCGACTACACAACAACTTATAAAAGTAGCAAAACTATCAACAGTAATTTTAGGTTTAATAACAATAGTTGTAGCATTATTAGTACCCTTTTTAGGAGGTGTTGTAGAATTTGTTTTGTCTTTGGCAGCTATTACTGGAGGTGCAATGTTTTTACCTCCATTATGGGCTATGTTTTCAAGCAGGCAAACAGGTAAAACTTCCTTATTTGTAACAATAACAGCATTAATTATTAATAGCTTTTTTAAGTTTATAACACCTGAATTATACAACTTTACCTTGAGTCGAACTTTAGAAATGAGTTTTGGAGTAGGCATACCTATATTATTATTAGCTCTAACAGAATTTTATTTTTTCATTAATAAAAGCGATAAGACAGATTATCTAAAATATATAAAAATTAATGAATTACGGTTGGATTCAACAGAGGAAGATTCAACAAAAGGAAATGCAAAAGGAGGCCGTGTTATTGGTATTGGTGTTGCATCCACAGGTTTATTAATCTTTTTGTTGTCTTTTTTAGCTGAAAATGGAGCATTACTTGTTGGTTGTATGGGATTTATTGTTATGGTTTTAGGGGGATTTATTATTCATAAAAATTTGAAATAA
- a CDS encoding FAD-dependent oxidoreductase, translated as MLKKDFDINLRSNKTVIVTSDFVIVGGGMAGVCAAISAAREGVSVTLIQDRPVLGGNASSEVRLWILGATSHMGNNNRWAREGGIIDEILVENMYRNKEGNTLILDTILLEKVLNEKNITLLLNTSVYEVSKSNSTTISGVSAFCSQNSTTYKIKGSLFCDTSGDGIVGFQAGAAFRMGAETIEEFGEKFAPDVAYGELLGHTIYFYSKDAGKPIKYVAPEFALKDITKIPRYKDISASSQGCRLWWLEYGGRKDTVHESEDIKMELWKVVYGVWDYIKNSGNFPDAENLTLEWVGTIPGKRESRRFEGLYMMKQQDIIEQRLFNDAVAFGGWAVDLHPADGVYDSKPGCTQYHSKGIYQIPLRSLISKNITNLFIGGRIMSATHVAFGTTRVMATTAHSGQSIGYGAAQCIKNKLLPKDLIEDKEIAQLQQTLNLNGQSIPEIPINQEGNLVRNATITTSSSLCLDGFSGDNGWCTLKTGVAQLLPLQAGINYKYSFYLASKKNTSIQVQLRVCKNTGYYTPDVILKNIEIQLLEGEQEVSFSFDTILEANQYGFITFLKNDSVSIRTSKQRVTGVMSLFNGENKAVNNNGKQVPPDNIGIDAFEFWIPQRRPQGQNLAFSISPALEVFNKDNLFNGFVRPYLGTNAWAANFNDEQPKITIKWEKIQNINSIKLFFDTDYDHAMESSLYGHPENVMPFCVKHFKIKDEEGNVIFEKVDNHQTIVTVLLSETVKTSILYIELISSEKNIPVSLFEVFIA; from the coding sequence ATGTTAAAAAAGGACTTTGATATTAATTTAAGAAGTAATAAAACAGTTATAGTCACTTCAGATTTCGTTATAGTAGGTGGTGGAATGGCTGGTGTTTGTGCTGCTATTTCTGCTGCAAGAGAAGGTGTGTCTGTAACTTTAATACAAGATAGACCTGTTTTAGGCGGTAATGCGTCTAGTGAGGTTAGATTATGGATTTTGGGTGCAACGTCACATATGGGAAATAATAATAGATGGGCAAGGGAAGGTGGAATTATAGATGAAATACTAGTAGAAAATATGTATCGTAATAAAGAAGGTAATACTTTAATATTGGATACTATATTATTAGAAAAAGTTCTGAATGAAAAGAATATTACGTTATTATTAAATACTTCTGTATATGAGGTTTCTAAATCAAATTCAACTACAATAAGTGGGGTGTCGGCTTTTTGCAGCCAAAATTCAACAACTTATAAAATTAAGGGAAGCCTTTTTTGCGATACTTCTGGAGATGGAATTGTTGGTTTTCAAGCAGGAGCTGCATTTAGAATGGGAGCAGAAACTATAGAGGAATTTGGTGAAAAATTTGCTCCAGATGTAGCTTATGGAGAACTTTTAGGACACACCATATATTTTTATAGTAAAGACGCCGGAAAACCAATAAAATATGTGGCGCCAGAATTTGCATTAAAGGATATTACAAAAATACCAAGATATAAAGATATAAGTGCTAGTTCTCAGGGTTGTAGGTTGTGGTGGTTAGAATATGGAGGTAGAAAAGATACTGTTCATGAGTCTGAGGATATTAAAATGGAATTGTGGAAAGTTGTATATGGAGTTTGGGATTATATAAAAAATTCAGGCAATTTTCCAGATGCAGAAAATCTAACATTAGAGTGGGTTGGTACTATTCCAGGGAAAAGGGAAAGTAGACGTTTTGAAGGTTTGTATATGATGAAGCAACAAGATATTATTGAACAACGCCTTTTTAATGATGCGGTTGCTTTTGGAGGTTGGGCTGTCGATCTGCATCCTGCAGATGGTGTATATGATAGTAAACCAGGGTGTACTCAATACCATTCTAAAGGGATTTATCAAATACCACTAAGATCTCTAATTAGCAAGAATATTACAAATTTATTTATTGGAGGCCGTATTATGAGTGCAACTCATGTTGCTTTTGGTACAACTCGAGTAATGGCTACAACGGCACATAGTGGGCAATCTATTGGGTACGGTGCTGCTCAATGTATTAAAAATAAATTATTGCCTAAAGATTTAATTGAAGATAAGGAAATAGCTCAGTTACAGCAAACCTTAAATTTAAATGGGCAAAGTATTCCTGAAATCCCTATAAATCAAGAGGGTAATTTGGTTAGAAATGCAACTATAACTACATCTAGTTCTTTATGTTTGGATGGTTTTTCTGGTGATAATGGCTGGTGTACTTTAAAAACAGGAGTAGCGCAACTACTACCTTTACAGGCTGGAATCAATTATAAGTATTCATTTTATCTCGCTTCAAAAAAAAATACGTCGATACAAGTTCAACTTAGGGTTTGTAAAAATACGGGCTACTATACACCTGATGTTATTTTAAAGAATATTGAGATTCAGTTACTAGAAGGAGAGCAGGAAGTTAGTTTTTCTTTTGATACCATTTTAGAAGCAAATCAATATGGGTTTATAACTTTTTTAAAGAATGATAGTGTTTCAATACGTACTAGTAAACAGCGTGTTACAGGGGTAATGTCTTTATTTAATGGTGAAAATAAAGCAGTTAACAATAATGGTAAACAAGTACCTCCTGATAATATTGGAATTGATGCATTTGAATTTTGGATTCCACAACGTAGACCTCAGGGACAGAATTTAGCATTTTCAATAAGTCCTGCTTTAGAGGTGTTTAATAAGGATAACCTGTTTAATGGTTTTGTTAGGCCTTATCTTGGTACAAATGCTTGGGCTGCAAACTTTAATGATGAACAGCCTAAAATTACCATAAAATGGGAAAAGATTCAAAATATAAATTCAATCAAATTATTTTTTGATACTGATTATGACCACGCCATGGAGTCTTCTCTTTATGGTCATCCAGAAAATGTAATGCCTTTTTGTGTAAAACACTTTAAAATAAAAGATGAAGAAGGTAATGTAATATTTGAAAAAGTTGATAATCATCAAACAATTGTTACCGTCTTATTATCCGAAACTGTAAAAACAAGTATACTCTATATAGAATTAATTTCTTCTGAGAAAAATATACCCGTGTCATTATTTGAAGTATTTATAGCATAA
- a CDS encoding SusC/RagA family TonB-linked outer membrane protein: MRNIKLLIATLLFCTFVRAQQNTVSGLVLDESNMPIPGANIIAKGTATGTQTDFDGKFSVTLLDGNEIIKVSYIGYVTQEINIKGKNEIIIILKEDVSQLEEVVVVGYGTQSKKDITGSVSVVSGDDIASRSTSNVSNALQGAVAGVSVTRSSTEPGAGNTIKIRGITTLQGDSSPLILVDDIPVASINDVNAAEIESISILKDGAAAAIYGSRAAAGVVIITTKKAKTGSFKIDYTAEYGINKPTEIRKGVQAVRYMEMFNESIWNDNNNLVNEFSTYDPEIIANYANLHAQDPDNYPDTNWRELMLKKQSETTRHNLSLSGGTEKLKTSANFGYEYQNALYVNRDWKRYTGRINNELQLSDKIGAVLNIAFKQTDEEEPLTDPTNLAINYGTIYPALWSDGRIADGKTGSNPYASLLYAGTKETNNTLVYGKFGLFFKPIEDLKISINLAPNYEFTQFKSFHKSIPYWGADDPDKLQTPSYIFGSSPSDRDLIESRTIEKTLTTQALVEYSKLFGNHSIESVFGVEEYYKETEALKVRGNEFISDDYPYLSQAPVDKVFDNGSSISEVAYSSLFGRVSYDFNKKYFLQGTLRRDGSSRFGKDYRWGTFPSLAASWVISEEDFMKNVAPVDFLKLRTSYGTLGNDRLGNYLYASVLQFSDVLIANGNNVESVRSAAQTFFAVEDITWETTVSKNIAIDANMFDDRLSLTAEYFQKETSDMLLSLNIPSLSGFIDPTVNVGDMKTTGWEASIGWNDVIGDLKFSASANIFDSKSILGYVSDKRLFSSNKLSEEGLEFQSWYGYESDGIYQTQEEVDNSAVTSGVVSPGDIKYVDQLTVDTDNDGIPDKGDGVINTDDQVVLGGSLPRYQYGGNISLEYKGFDLGIIFQGIGKQKFYLNPNTYVKAFDAGNSPRELVDGNYWSVYNTTEQNTTADYPRLGFKNQSNNLRFSDFWLKNGAYLRLKNITLGYTLPSDVINKIGVSRLRVYVSGNDLFSFDNLPKGIDPEQVGSYLVTKTFLLGLKVNL, encoded by the coding sequence ATGAGGAATATTAAATTATTAATCGCCACATTATTGTTTTGCACTTTTGTACGTGCTCAACAAAATACAGTTTCAGGGCTGGTGTTGGATGAATCTAACATGCCAATACCTGGCGCAAATATAATTGCAAAGGGCACAGCCACAGGTACACAAACAGATTTTGATGGAAAGTTTTCTGTAACACTTTTGGATGGTAATGAAATTATTAAAGTATCCTACATAGGATATGTAACTCAAGAAATAAATATAAAAGGAAAAAATGAAATAATAATAATTCTTAAGGAAGATGTTTCACAACTAGAAGAAGTTGTGGTAGTAGGTTATGGAACACAATCTAAAAAGGATATTACTGGATCTGTATCAGTAGTTTCTGGAGACGATATTGCTTCTAGAAGTACTTCTAACGTATCTAATGCATTACAAGGTGCTGTTGCGGGTGTTAGTGTAACCAGAAGTTCTACAGAACCTGGAGCAGGAAATACAATAAAAATTAGGGGAATAACTACTTTACAAGGAGATAGTAGTCCTTTAATTTTGGTAGATGATATCCCAGTTGCAAGTATTAATGATGTAAATGCTGCAGAAATTGAATCAATTTCAATATTAAAAGATGGTGCTGCTGCTGCTATTTATGGGTCAAGAGCAGCTGCTGGTGTTGTTATTATTACTACTAAAAAAGCAAAAACAGGGAGCTTTAAAATTGATTATACAGCTGAGTATGGTATTAATAAACCAACGGAAATTAGAAAAGGTGTTCAAGCGGTACGTTATATGGAAATGTTTAATGAATCTATTTGGAATGATAATAATAATTTGGTTAATGAATTTAGTACCTATGACCCTGAAATAATTGCTAATTATGCGAACCTTCATGCTCAAGATCCAGATAACTATCCAGATACCAATTGGAGAGAGCTAATGCTTAAAAAACAATCAGAAACTACAAGACATAATTTATCGCTTTCTGGAGGAACTGAAAAATTAAAAACGAGTGCAAATTTTGGGTATGAATATCAAAATGCATTATATGTCAATAGAGATTGGAAACGTTATACAGGAAGAATCAATAATGAACTTCAATTGTCTGATAAAATTGGAGCTGTGTTGAATATAGCATTTAAGCAGACAGATGAAGAAGAACCTCTTACGGATCCAACTAATTTAGCTATTAATTATGGTACCATTTATCCAGCATTATGGTCAGATGGAAGAATTGCTGATGGTAAAACTGGATCAAATCCTTATGCAAGTTTGTTATATGCAGGTACGAAAGAAACAAACAATACACTGGTTTATGGTAAATTTGGTTTGTTTTTTAAGCCTATTGAAGATTTGAAAATTTCTATTAATCTAGCTCCTAATTATGAGTTTACGCAATTTAAAAGTTTTCATAAATCAATTCCTTATTGGGGGGCTGATGATCCTGATAAATTACAAACGCCATCTTACATTTTTGGTAGTTCACCATCAGATAGAGATTTGATAGAGTCTAGAACTATAGAAAAAACTTTAACTACACAAGCTCTTGTTGAATATAGCAAACTATTTGGAAATCATAGTATAGAGTCAGTATTTGGTGTTGAAGAGTATTATAAAGAAACCGAAGCTTTAAAAGTAAGAGGAAATGAATTTATTAGTGATGATTATCCATATTTAAGTCAAGCTCCAGTAGACAAAGTGTTTGATAATGGATCTAGTATTTCAGAAGTGGCTTATAGTTCACTTTTTGGAAGAGTTTCTTATGACTTTAATAAAAAGTATTTTCTTCAAGGAACTTTAAGAAGAGATGGATCTTCTAGATTTGGAAAAGATTATAGATGGGGTACATTTCCATCGTTAGCTGCAAGTTGGGTAATTTCAGAAGAGGACTTTATGAAAAATGTTGCACCTGTTGATTTCTTAAAGTTAAGAACATCATATGGTACTTTAGGGAATGATAGACTAGGGAATTATTTATATGCTTCGGTATTACAGTTTTCTGATGTTTTGATTGCTAATGGTAACAATGTTGAATCTGTGCGTTCTGCTGCACAAACCTTTTTTGCTGTTGAAGATATTACTTGGGAAACCACAGTAAGTAAAAACATAGCCATAGATGCTAATATGTTTGATGATAGGCTCTCTTTAACAGCTGAATATTTTCAAAAGGAAACATCAGATATGCTTTTAAGTCTAAATATTCCATCATTAAGTGGGTTTATAGATCCTACTGTAAATGTAGGTGATATGAAAACAACAGGATGGGAAGCTTCTATTGGTTGGAATGATGTAATTGGTGATTTAAAATTTTCTGCTTCGGCCAATATATTTGATTCAAAATCAATTCTAGGTTATGTTTCAGATAAACGTTTATTTAGTAGTAATAAACTGTCTGAAGAAGGTCTAGAATTTCAATCTTGGTACGGATATGAGTCAGATGGTATATACCAAACTCAAGAAGAAGTAGATAATTCAGCGGTAACTTCAGGAGTAGTTTCCCCAGGAGATATAAAATATGTAGATCAGCTTACTGTTGATACTGACAACGATGGTATACCAGATAAAGGAGATGGTGTTATTAATACAGACGATCAAGTAGTTTTAGGAGGTTCTTTACCAAGATACCAGTATGGAGGTAATATTTCTTTAGAATATAAGGGGTTTGATTTAGGAATAATTTTTCAAGGAATAGGAAAACAAAAGTTCTACTTAAATCCAAATACTTATGTAAAAGCTTTTGACGCAGGTAATTCTCCACGTGAACTTGTAGATGGAAATTATTGGAGTGTTTATAATACCACAGAACAAAATACTACAGCAGACTATCCAAGGTTAGGTTTCAAAAACCAAAGTAACAATCTTAGATTTTCTGATTTTTGGCTTAAAAATGGAGCTTATTTAAGACTTAAAAATATTACTCTAGGCTATACTTTACCTAGTGATGTTATTAACAAAATAGGAGTTTCACGACTACGTGTTTATGTTTCAGGAAATGATTTATTTTCTTTTGATAATTTACCAAAAGGTATTGATCCAGAGCAAGTAGGTTCTTACTTGGTAACAAAAACATTTTTATTAGGCTTAAAAGTTAATTTATAA
- a CDS encoding RagB/SusD family nutrient uptake outer membrane protein: MKKQINNVAMLIAIIFIVSSCVELDLDQQDAASSENWYQTSEQFRQSLNEGYRSTFFPSDGNDGAYNPGWDDDVNYRTNLGPIKSGTVDSNYSRAKNDWTNMYKAITRILTVLEKIKTQSGVLSSAEEQQFEGEANFFLGVYWTYLITHYGDVPFYDTPITIDESFTIARTDKAFILQKIYEYFDVASQNLPVSYLSGLEYATKGAALAFKARAAIYMGDNATAAIAAKACMDLNAYELHPNFEELFLSSTKESKEIIFKLPRSEEFLQTINSNFILYMLPRNEGGYGSVIPSWELLASFECVDGLPIDESPLFDSHNPFKNRDPRLLATIVPFGSLKDGDGLSPDSGSRHMAREYNPHPEHTRVFNYLTSSLETNKDTKSNQNFCSFNGLLFKKGIDSDWADKIAANDLILMRYADVLLMYAEAKIELNEIDASVLNAINEVRDRAYANSSFSNPTVTTTDQVKLRYIVRNERRSELAGEWLRYMDLIRWRLADVIMDGGHTYGLAPIAANADPNVIQENSDLMVNVVNPGNWFWGLTPQIDENGVADFMPLVDAGLAQILTTTSFPSHQYLWPIPDDERRLNPNLTQNEGY; the protein is encoded by the coding sequence ATGAAAAAACAGATAAATAATGTTGCAATGTTAATTGCAATTATATTCATAGTATCATCATGTGTTGAACTTGATTTGGATCAACAAGATGCCGCTAGTTCTGAGAATTGGTATCAAACAAGTGAACAATTTAGGCAATCTTTAAACGAAGGATATAGATCAACTTTTTTCCCTTCAGATGGAAATGATGGAGCTTACAACCCAGGTTGGGATGATGATGTAAATTACCGTACCAATTTAGGACCAATTAAATCGGGTACTGTAGATTCAAATTATAGTAGAGCTAAAAATGATTGGACTAATATGTATAAGGCAATTACAAGAATATTAACAGTTCTGGAAAAAATTAAAACTCAAAGCGGTGTTTTATCTTCTGCAGAAGAACAACAATTTGAGGGGGAAGCAAATTTTTTTCTAGGAGTATATTGGACATACTTAATTACGCATTATGGAGATGTACCTTTTTATGATACACCTATTACAATTGATGAATCATTTACAATAGCAAGAACAGATAAAGCTTTTATTCTTCAAAAAATTTATGAATATTTTGATGTGGCATCTCAAAATTTGCCGGTAAGTTATTTATCAGGTTTAGAATATGCTACAAAAGGTGCAGCACTTGCATTTAAGGCAAGAGCTGCTATATATATGGGTGATAATGCAACGGCTGCGATAGCAGCAAAGGCTTGTATGGATTTAAATGCTTACGAATTACATCCTAATTTTGAAGAATTATTTTTATCTTCCACAAAAGAGTCTAAAGAAATAATATTTAAATTACCTAGAAGTGAAGAGTTTTTACAAACTATTAATAGTAATTTTATTCTTTATATGCTTCCTAGGAATGAAGGAGGGTATGGTAGTGTTATTCCAAGTTGGGAATTATTAGCTTCTTTTGAATGTGTAGATGGTTTACCAATAGATGAATCTCCTCTTTTCGATTCCCATAATCCATTTAAAAACAGAGACCCTAGGTTGTTGGCAACTATAGTGCCTTTTGGATCGTTAAAAGATGGTGATGGTCTATCCCCAGACTCTGGAAGTAGACATATGGCTAGAGAGTATAATCCTCACCCAGAACATACTAGAGTTTTTAATTATTTAACAAGTTCTCTAGAAACAAATAAAGATACCAAATCCAATCAAAATTTTTGTAGTTTTAATGGTCTGCTTTTTAAAAAAGGAATTGACAGTGATTGGGCAGATAAAATTGCTGCGAACGATTTAATTTTAATGCGTTATGCAGATGTATTGTTAATGTATGCAGAAGCTAAAATTGAATTAAATGAGATTGATGCATCGGTTTTAAACGCTATTAATGAAGTTAGAGATCGTGCTTATGCAAATTCTAGTTTTTCAAATCCTACAGTAACAACAACAGACCAAGTAAAACTTAGGTATATTGTTAGAAATGAAAGACGTTCTGAATTAGCTGGTGAATGGCTTAGGTATATGGATTTAATACGTTGGAGATTGGCAGATGTTATTATGGATGGTGGCCATACATATGGTTTAGCTCCAATTGCTGCAAATGCAGATCCTAATGTAATACAAGAAAATAGCGATTTAATGGTTAATGTTGTTAATCCAGGTAATTGGTTTTGGGGTTTAACACCGCAAATAGATGAAAATGGGGTGGCAGATTTTATGCCTTTGGTTGATGCTGGATTAGCTCAAATATTAACAACAACATCTTTTCCTTCACATCAATATTTATGGCCAATACCAGATGATGAGAGAAGACTTAATCCTAATTTAACGCAAAATGAAGGTTATTAA